A stretch of Caenorhabditis elegans chromosome IV DNA encodes these proteins:
- the D2096.6 gene encoding DUF5346 domain-containing protein (Confirmed by transcript evidence), with protein sequence MFSKLFTTSCLVAIALTTAQEEVSGKVSSTKRRQYVAAQQPAVPVVAPVGQCPGGPSLPIECDPKRPWPQCPPQSYCYATNSVDIGPYFCCPVWSTYGAAWRPATPFYNYVPPVPANWPDVAKMTANWPAAAVSVPVKARKPTKSDDEEEEVGKMGGISSSINSWVQRQKL encoded by the exons ATGTTCTCAAAGCTGTTCACCACGTCTTGTCTCGTTGCCATCGCTTTGACCACTGCTCAAGAGGAGGTCTCTGGCAAAGTTTCTTCCACGAAACGCCGTCAATACGTGGCTGCTCAGCAACCAGCAGTTCCGGTTGTTGCACCAGTCGGACAATGTCCAG GAGGCCCATCGCTCCCAATTGAGTGCGATCCAAAGCGTCCATGGCCACAATGTCCACCACAATCCTATTGTTATGCCACCAACTCCGTCGATATTGGACCATATTTCTGCTGCCCAGTCTGGTCAACATACGGAGCTGCCTGGCGTCCGGCCACTCCATTCTACAACTACGTTCCACCAGTTCCAGCCAACTGGCCAGATGTTGCTAAG ATGACCGCCAACTGGCCAGCTGCTGCTGTCAGCGTTCCAGTCAAAGCCCGCAAGCCAACAAAATCCGAtgatgaggaagaagaagTCGGAAAAATGGGTGGAATCTCCTCCTCAATCAACTCATGGGTTCAACGCCAAAAGTTGTAA